The genomic window GTGCGCCGCCTTTTCTTTTGGAGTGAAGATGTCCGAAATCCGCAGAAATGTTCCCGTCAATGAGCAAATCCAGCTTCTCAAGCGCGGCGTGGTGGACCTCGTGTCCGAAGAAGACCTCAAGCGCAAGATTGAGAAAGGCGAGCCCCTGCGCGTCAAGCTCGGCGCCGACCCCACCCGCCCCGACCTGCACCTCGGGCACGCCGTCATTCTGCGCAAAATGCGGCAGTTTCAGGACCTCGGGCACAAGGTCATCATGCTGATCGGCGACTTCACCGCGACCATCGGCGACCCCAGCGGCAAATCCAAGACCCGCCCGCCGCTGAGCCTGGAAGAAGCGCGCGCCAACGCCGAGAGCTACCTCGCGCAGTGCCGCCTGATTCTGCGCCAGGAACCCGAAGCTCTTGAAATCAGGTACAACTCCGAGTGGCTCGAACAGCTTGGCTACAAGGACATCATCGGCCTGGCGGCGAAGTACACCGTGGCGCGCATTCTGGAACGCGACGACTTTACCAAGCGCCTCAGCGCCGGCACCCCGATTTCCATGCACGAGCTGCTCTACCCGCTCACCCAGGGCTACGACTCGGTGGCGCTGCACGCCGACGTGGAACTCGGGGGCACCGACCAGTTGTTCAACAACCTGGTGGGCCGCGCCCTGCAACGCGACTACGGGCAAGAAGCGCAGGTCGTGCTGACGCTGCCACTGCTCGTCGGCCTGGACGGCACCGAGAAGATGTCCAAGAGCTTGGACAACTATATCGGCCTGACCGACGAGCCGCACGCCATGTTCGCCGGGCTGATGAAGGTGCCCGACCCGCTGCTGGACAACTACTTCACGCTGCTGACCGACCTGCCGCGTG from Deinococcus radiodurans R1 = ATCC 13939 = DSM 20539 includes these protein-coding regions:
- the tyrS gene encoding tyrosine--tRNA ligase; the protein is MSEIRRNVPVNEQIQLLKRGVVDLVSEEDLKRKIEKGEPLRVKLGADPTRPDLHLGHAVILRKMRQFQDLGHKVIMLIGDFTATIGDPSGKSKTRPPLSLEEARANAESYLAQCRLILRQEPEALEIRYNSEWLEQLGYKDIIGLAAKYTVARILERDDFTKRLSAGTPISMHELLYPLTQGYDSVALHADVELGGTDQLFNNLVGRALQRDYGQEAQVVLTLPLLVGLDGTEKMSKSLDNYIGLTDEPHAMFAGLMKVPDPLLDNYFTLLTDLPRERIEELLAGHPVAAHRELAREVVRAFHPDADLDAAEARFRSVAKGGIPDNIPAVSVPASELNEQGHVSMAKLVVLAGLEPSNGAARKLIQNRGLKLGGETYSDPQGQLTREQLTEGVVIQKGKDKFARLVLEG